The Candidatus Thermoplasmatota archaeon genome contains a region encoding:
- a CDS encoding 4-vinyl reductase: protein MILPTPSGPLLAVAAIFALFAMLLVAMAVTARKPRASRDPAYPRIDPALLKASEAERKAARDAGARRGRSDAPASLDETLELLERHTSSRASHSHETGRIVIGLDRMRVHDHADCAFAEGYLETALGRLARSSALVVRERACAALGDGTCVFHVEPPSEEGDGLRDVEFQVVQNRARRDDRAVSQEASREPRAAADARSGADDASVEDRSSVHTRVL from the coding sequence GTGATCCTTCCGACGCCGAGCGGACCTCTGCTGGCCGTCGCCGCGATCTTCGCCCTCTTCGCCATGCTCCTCGTCGCGATGGCCGTGACGGCGCGCAAGCCGCGCGCGAGCCGCGATCCAGCCTATCCGCGCATCGACCCCGCGCTGCTCAAGGCGAGCGAGGCCGAGCGGAAGGCGGCGCGAGACGCGGGCGCGCGGCGCGGGCGGTCGGACGCGCCCGCCTCCCTCGACGAGACGCTCGAGCTTCTCGAACGTCACACGTCGTCGCGCGCGAGCCACAGCCACGAGACGGGACGCATCGTGATCGGCCTCGACCGGATGCGCGTGCACGACCACGCGGATTGCGCCTTCGCCGAGGGCTACCTGGAAACGGCGCTCGGACGCCTCGCCCGAAGCTCCGCGCTCGTCGTGCGCGAACGCGCTTGCGCGGCGCTCGGCGACGGGACCTGCGTCTTCCACGTCGAACCTCCGTCAGAGGAAGGGGACGGACTGCGCGACGTCGAGTTTCAGGTCGTTCAGAACCGCGCCAGGCGCGACGATCGCGCCGTCTCCCAGGAAGCATCCCGTGAGCCGCGCGCCGCGGCCGATGCGCGCTCCGGCGCCGACGATGCTTCCGTCGAGGATCGCTCCTCGGTCCACACTCGCGTCCTCTAG
- a CDS encoding transcriptional regulator has protein sequence MGKKDVLALDTRRNIFEFIRRRPGTHLRGIARMVDMPFGQVLYHLDYLERAGMVVVRKDGGFKRYFVTNEIGRREKDYISALRHDVPRHVAVLLLLSPSLSHGQMLANLNVSGSTLSFHLNKMVETGILARLEEGNENYYSLTDEQTASRTLVLYRESFADVVVDRFVEYWLTVNYRPPEERAQRLHEAAEILPRLKGDVTPASVAAEILRPDREIGVPQPSSATGHGPRA, from the coding sequence ATGGGGAAGAAGGACGTCCTGGCGCTCGACACGCGCCGCAACATCTTCGAGTTCATCCGCCGGCGCCCCGGGACGCACCTCAGGGGCATCGCCCGCATGGTCGACATGCCGTTCGGCCAGGTGCTCTACCACCTCGACTACCTCGAGCGGGCGGGCATGGTGGTCGTCCGGAAGGACGGCGGGTTCAAACGGTACTTCGTCACGAACGAGATCGGACGGCGCGAGAAGGACTACATCAGCGCCCTGAGACACGACGTTCCGCGACATGTCGCGGTCCTGCTCCTTCTTTCCCCCTCGCTCTCGCACGGACAGATGCTCGCCAACCTCAATGTGAGCGGGAGCACGCTTTCCTTCCACCTCAACAAGATGGTGGAAACCGGTATCCTGGCGCGCCTCGAGGAGGGGAACGAGAACTATTACTCGCTCACGGACGAGCAGACCGCGTCGCGCACCCTCGTGCTGTACCGCGAGAGCTTCGCGGACGTCGTCGTGGACCGATTCGTGGAATACTGGCTGACGGTCAACTACAGGCCGCCCGAGGAGCGCGCCCAGCGCCTCCACGAGGCGGCGGAAATCCTCCCCCGCCTCAAGGGGGACGTCACCCCCGCCTCGGTGGCGGCCGAGATCCTTCGTCCCGATCGTGAGATCGGTGTACCACAGCCCTCATCGGCGACGGGCCACGGGCCCCGCGCGTGA